From the genome of Denticeps clupeoides chromosome 17, fDenClu1.1, whole genome shotgun sequence:
TGCAATGTGAAGATCATGGGGAAGCAGATGAGGGACAGACACCCCCTTCCCCTCCCATGCCAGTCATTAATAATGTATTCAGCTTAGCCCCTTACAAAGCTTATTTAGATGCTACTGGAATGCTACCTCCAGCAAGGCAGTGGCAGAATGATGACCATCCCATGACCCCAAAGCAGATGAAGCAAGATGTAGTTGTTGAGAAAGAAATGAAGCCACAAATGGATGATTTGCAAAGAGCTTTGTGTGATAATGCATATACGGAAGTGAAGATTAAATCTGAGAAAATGGAACTGGAGGAGATACCCTGTGCCATAAGAGCTTACATGGTCAAGAATGTTAATACTCATGATGGAACTGGAACAATAGTAAAGAAGGAGCTTGGTGACTCTGTAAATGCTGAATCAATGCTTGGCCTCAACATTGTGGTGAAAAGTGACTGTGAGTTAAAGAGTAGTGTCCTCATAGATGCTAAAGACCCAATCACATCTGAATGCAGGATTCAGACTGCTGTAAAACATGATACTGAGCCAACTCTGACAGGGAACTGCATCAGAGAAGACACTCCTCCTGTGGTCTCACCACCTCCTGTACCCACAATGCCACCACAGACTTCAGAGACAGACTTCTGCCTTCAGAAGATTCCTCCACAAGCACTTAAGATCACCAACTTTAAGATGGTCCTGCCAAAAGTTCTCCAGATCCCTGCTTCCTCTACTTCTGTAGAGATCCTGAAATCACCAGTCGAAACCAAGGCTGCTGTTGACTGCTCCAGGCAGGCCCGTCACCACTTCATGGAGTTGCATCAGTCACTCCTGCGACTCTTACACAACTTCATGTCAAAGAGGCCTCTGCAGGACCTGAGGACCTGGTTGTCCCATCTGAACTTGGGTGAACCTGTTTACCCACCTGCTAAATCACAGAAGATCTCTTGCCTTGTGGGCACTGGAGTCAGGGCTGTGTGGTTTCTTGACCAGGAGCTATCTGCTGTGCTTTTGAAGGTCTTGGAAAAGCTGAGGACCTACATTGCCTCTGGATCCTGCCCCTTCCCCCATGTCATCAGGGCCGGAGCTATCTTTGTCCCCATGCTCCTGGTTAAAGAGGTCCTGTTCCCACAGGTTCCTGGCACCTTCATTGACCAGGTGCTGCAGGAGCATCGTGTGGAGCTGAGGCCAGCTACTCTGTCAGAAGAGAGACATCTGACCCAGCTACAGAAACGGGCCTGTTCCTCGAAGCTCCGTCGGCTCCTGTCACTGAAACATCTGCCAGAAGTTTACCCTGATGTGCTGAACTTGCTCTACTATGTCAGTGTGAACAAGGTGTTGGGTGAGTGGAGTCAACTTCATATTCAGGCttgcacattttcatttgttgtgGCACAAATTGTCTGTAGCAAACATATCgtacatttcaaaatatttcagGGATGTTTTGATAGAAAACAATTGTATTGTCCATTAAaataattgattatttattaagCATTGGTTTATGggactgaataaataaaattttgattatggatttttaaaagaaatatatcTACGGTAAGTATACATAGGGCTATTCGTCCTTGCCAAATGCCCTGTGGGTGTGCTACAGCAATAAAAAGTTATGAAATCTGCTGATTTCATTTACTATTTACATATTGTAAATAGTACACAGATATAGGTTTCAATAGAATTAATTGCATAACATTTGTCCAAGTAATATAGGCTCTTGGGTTgtcgggggggaggggggggagcTATTAAGCTAATGTTTAGACTGTAATTCTACAAttatattaattcatttaattcatacaattatatttttcattcattttttttgttttatttctttttaaatgcagtttgtTATTTTTACAGATTCCAATTCTTCTGATGGTTCCCCAAAATCATCCcaggtatctttttttttttttttttttttttttgtttttgttcaagtTTGCACTGCCCCTTGGGTAAGCTTCAATCCATCTTCTTGTGCCAAGCACAGGTTCAATGCAGTAGGTGCTTCATTAATGCCGTTCTTATATCCTTTTCATTCATGCATTAGTAGTCCaaatctgatcttcatacctgtataTCTAAACTTAAATCTGCAAATTCGGCTCAACAGAGACTTGCTAAGAaccttactttaaaaaaaaaaaaagaaaggtatTAGTAGAATGACATGATTTGGGGGGTGGAAGATGGCGAAGTCCAGGTGTGTGGCTTTTCTTATGATGAGCAGTAAATGATGGGCACACAATTGTGAGTTTGTATCCCGgctaggaaatatttcagacttttgttacacaaacacacgtgaaacacattcacatatgaaactgacaagcatgcatttatactactgaaaactcacacatacatataagAATACATCACACAGATCCACgtgaaatggacacacacacacacatacacacacacacacacacacacacacatgaatatatgaaatgctcacacagatacagctgaaatggacacacacacatatgaaatgctcacacagatacagctGAAATGGACTCTTATGTAACCAAAAAATGTAACTTATATATGCGTTTAACACACCGTTTAGCATAAGTGAAGCTTTGCACATGTTCACATGAGTGAAAACTCAGTGCATCTGGAAGACTGTTCTATGGATTGTGGCGACCCAATTCAAAACGGTAATGGAAttttgcgcatgcgcagtccaaatCGGTGACACCGCTCTCTCTTCTCTTTCGCTCTGTATCATCTCAATACATCGCAGTGTATCCGTGAAGAACTGTATTATGTCTTCATTGGCCCAAACTCCCGGGAATGAgctaagtttaaaaaaaataaaataaaataaataaatcataggCGCACTGTGGCTGGTTGCGAGCAGGAAGGGAGAGCGGTGTCGCTACCCAATTTGAATCTGGTCGCCACACAAGAATCTATAGAACCGCCTTCCGGTTATAGTGAAACGCCTTCCGGTTATAGTGAAACACTGTTTAagatacatttttgtttgttacataagtccatttcacctgtatctgcgtgagcatttcatatgtgtgtgtgcgagttttcagtagtataaatgcatgcttgtcagtttcatatgtgaatgtgtttcaCGTGTTTGTGTAACAAGTCCTAAATTGCCCCTCATATCCGGCTTTGTGTGTGCTATGCATCTCCTGGTTTTCCCTTGGGTTCTCTTGTTTCTCTTGTACTCAAAGTGAATTCATGGTACTAAACTGgacataggtgtgagtgtgagtgatgTGTGTGCCCTGTGATATGCCGGCATGGGCTCTGGAGGATTTGCTGAAGATTCTGTCAAGAAACGTACATAACAGTAAATTATAGAGGCAGACGTTTATTGCAAATGCCATGGATCTGGCCCAAACTTCACCAGGGCTTCATATTCAAAAATTGGTCATGCATAATCAAAACATCTGGACCGGTGTGCATGCCTAGCCTTTCTTCGTTTTTCTAATTGCATATTTGTGTATtctaattgtatttaaaatatgcTTGACACTTAACATTTatgggcacagccaggatcagaGTAAGGTTCTAAATGCTTATAATTTAGTGTGACTAAGTGCTTTAAGATTTAATGTCTtctatatgtgtatgtgtgctttggTATATATCAATGATCAATTTGCATTTCTATaactaattttatttaattaaatagactgatttaaataaatgttgcctAGTaagcaacacactcgcctatgaactagaagtccccgggttcaaatcccacttctaccattgtgtctccagggggactgtccctgtaactactgattgtaagtcactctggataagggcctctgataaatgccataaaggtATTGATATGTTCTCAGCACATCCTGGCTATTCACATGACATTTGCTATGGTTCTTGATTTGGTTGTTAGTCTATATTTACTTGCTTTCACTTCAAAATAAGTGTATAATTTTGTCCATTCTCTGGTTTCCTTTTATGTTGTGAGCTTCAGGATTCCTCTTGGAAAACCACATGCACTGCTTCTTATTGCTTCATTCTAAGATGTAGTGGCATCCACTTGTTTCTGTTGTGCCTTTTAGAATATAGAATTGTCTGTTAAATGTATGTACAGCAATGTTTCTGGGACAGTGGGGCAGTTaaaaggttaaggaagcggctaagtaatcagaaggttgccggttcgaatcccgatccgccaaggtgccactgagcaaagcaccatcaccacaccctgctccccgggcgcctgtcatggctgcccactgctcaccaagggtgatgggttaaaagcagaggactcattttgttgtgcaccctgtgctgtgctgtgtatcacaatgacaatcacttcacattacgTTTGTGACTCTCAGTAACCAGTGGCTCCTGAGATTTAGTAATTTCTGTTAGCAATCCCAAGAAGGAACAGGCTGACCATGTCTATACACTTAGGCTAATTAGATGTTCAAATTTCTCCACTACAGCTCAGATAAAGTCCTTTGCTTTCTGTTTGtagtaatttgttttttttgttctgcaggTGTAGTATGTGTTGACCTAGCAGAGAGGAGGGGCATGGATCATACTGAGGAAAATTCAGGAAAATATCCTCTGCAGTGTGCTGTTATCCCAGATTATTCTTGCCTCAAAACTCTAAGGAAGAAAGATTTGAGCAAGAAAGCTTGTCAACAAAATTCTTCACATGAAGAGGAAGCTGAAAACGTGGGTCTTGTGAAATCCTTGGATGAGGAGACATTGGTAATCCAACCAGAGGCAAGCTATattgatgaaaaaaatgacttgatCAAAAtagaggaggagcaggaaatCAATCAAGACCCTGAGGTACCCTGGGGTGGCCCAGTGTCATCAGATGAGCTGTCACCAGAGAACAGTGACACTGAATCTGAGAGTACAGTGTCTTATCAGTCTCCATCGGCCTCTAGCTGTTCTAAGACTCAGGTAGTGCCCAAGAGCCACTCGGGCATGATCCTCAAACTGAGGAAGGTTTTCTTGAGGAAAAACGGACGAGGTGATAAAATTCTCTACCAGGCAGTGTCAGACTTCTCTAAGGATGCTGACCAGCAGAAAACAGAAACCCTGGATCCTACGAGATCCAGGGGACACAGGCGTGAGATGCATAATAAGAGAAAACATGAGAGGAGCCATCCCAGTTCCAGGAGGGAGAGACGAGCCACAAATGTCTCTCTGGACCGCCTGCAAAAGCAGTCGCGCAGGTCAATGAAATACTGCCCCTACCTCTCCACCTGCCACAGAGCAGACCGCCGGAGGTGGGTACTGCGCTCTGCTGTGCAGATCGCTAACAGCTCCTACCCCAACCTGGTGGGCAAAAGAATTCGCCATCTGTACGAGGACAATGACAAAACTGAGGTCTGGTACCGTGGCGTGGTACTCAGGGTGCACGAACCTCACCCCAACCCACTGAAAACAGTGTTTGAAGTGAAGTACGACAGCGAGCCTGAGTGGCAGTATTATCTGGAGCTGCTCATGGACTACAAAAAGGGGTGGCTGAAGGTTGAAGACTGAGGGTTTTATAATACTTTTATCATGGTAATTTTATACTGTTGACCAAAACAGACTTGAATGTACCTGAATGACCGttcttttgtatattttatacactgtataatttttttatttttttattttttttttttgcaaactaaaaaaacatttttttaaatgacatttcacaTGTGAAATGTGACCAAACGATGTAATTAGACTGTCAAATCTATTACAATCTGGCAATTCAGGAATGACTGGCAATCTT
Proteins encoded in this window:
- the c17h15orf39 gene encoding uncharacterized protein C15orf39 homolog codes for the protein MMGSKRQQSFMDPVPQSKAARLEGDVGAVPLPELSKSTDVPRYSSSQSAQYTGACLSYYLPGQERVDTASQWSRMCIRNSRSPLCHPTFTGASNTSKVVYGPDSAMSLGNSSPTLEKGLMLKQMFASYYSPSPGNCSPNVASLITPVAMKTLGGADHSQKMENPVSLAIPKPVYGPHPCFTELPCSTGPGYGLESRPHGVMPNIFDDEWFGHYGNVSSLHRRDPKGLMQQRELRSEHDAERIPQKEVTAEDCQGMGSAGLNRFSAFSHPSHDCYTCRPSRSGPTPERCQRFQVPTRAYYIPPSHLHNYDPEALSQCGISPEAYQDPTPDSRYMQIPQRNLLYNSRPHFDAESTSACRGVGQKYIEGVPPHQAFAPPFYTNLPLPSHLILRNFAPPHPAYQIHVNGEISTAPPQKYHMSVPNLQVDRPLDYSMQRTKPTFPPKPLHRLHGTPGILQSPFELDNGSFSNRSPVKRPQGPHLNRPAYPTGGCGVSATSGGLPDTPTSKLVICDQSKSKFMKGTFSKCGDCIPGSYMQCEDHGEADEGQTPPSPPMPVINNVFSLAPYKAYLDATGMLPPARQWQNDDHPMTPKQMKQDVVVEKEMKPQMDDLQRALCDNAYTEVKIKSEKMELEEIPCAIRAYMVKNVNTHDGTGTIVKKELGDSVNAESMLGLNIVVKSDCELKSSVLIDAKDPITSECRIQTAVKHDTEPTLTGNCIREDTPPVVSPPPVPTMPPQTSETDFCLQKIPPQALKITNFKMVLPKVLQIPASSTSVEILKSPVETKAAVDCSRQARHHFMELHQSLLRLLHNFMSKRPLQDLRTWLSHLNLGEPVYPPAKSQKISCLVGTGVRAVWFLDQELSAVLLKVLEKLRTYIASGSCPFPHVIRAGAIFVPMLLVKEVLFPQVPGTFIDQVLQEHRVELRPATLSEERHLTQLQKRACSSKLRRLLSLKHLPEVYPDVLNLLYYVSVNKVLGVVCVDLAERRGMDHTEENSGKYPLQCAVIPDYSCLKTLRKKDLSKKACQQNSSHEEEAENVGLVKSLDEETLVIQPEASYIDEKNDLIKIEEEQEINQDPEVPWGGPVSSDELSPENSDTESESTVSYQSPSASSCSKTQVVPKSHSGMILKLRKVFLRKNGRGDKILYQAVSDFSKDADQQKTETLDPTRSRGHRREMHNKRKHERSHPSSRRERRATNVSLDRLQKQSRRSMKYCPYLSTCHRADRRRWVLRSAVQIANSSYPNLVGKRIRHLYEDNDKTEVWYRGVVLRVHEPHPNPLKTVFEVKYDSEPEWQYYLELLMDYKKGWLKVED